The following are from one region of the Cyanobacteriota bacterium genome:
- a CDS encoding isoprenyl transferase, translated as MTAKQTLLYELPTDLDRERLPRHVAVIMDGNGRWAQKRGLPRSIGHHHGVDALKLLLRCCRDWGIPALTAYAFSTENWGRPLEEVSFLMTLFEGALRRELDELVAENVRIKCVGDLQQLPASLQAEIERCVAATIDNTGIQFTVATNYSGRQEIVRACRTIATQVQQGLLKPEDITEGLFSRYLYTTELPELDLLIRTSGEVRVSNFLLWQIAYTEIYVTDTLWPDFDREAFHQALYAYQQRDRRFGKVNSRS; from the coding sequence ATGACCGCAAAACAAACTCTGTTATATGAACTGCCTACTGACTTGGATCGTGAGCGTTTACCCCGACATGTTGCTGTAATTATGGATGGCAATGGTCGCTGGGCGCAGAAACGTGGATTACCTCGTAGCATTGGGCATCATCACGGTGTGGATGCCTTGAAACTGTTGTTGCGATGTTGCCGAGATTGGGGCATTCCAGCGTTGACTGCCTACGCCTTTTCTACAGAGAACTGGGGACGACCCCTAGAGGAAGTCAGTTTCTTGATGACATTGTTTGAGGGAGCATTGCGTAGGGAACTAGACGAGCTAGTAGCAGAAAATGTACGGATTAAGTGTGTGGGAGATTTGCAACAATTGCCTGCCTCACTGCAAGCGGAAATTGAACGCTGTGTTGCAGCTACGATCGACAACACGGGTATCCAGTTTACGGTTGCCACTAACTACAGCGGTCGGCAAGAAATTGTTCGAGCTTGTCGCACAATTGCAACCCAGGTGCAACAAGGACTCTTGAAGCCAGAGGACATTACCGAGGGCTTATTTAGTCGCTATCTCTACACAACCGAGCTACCAGAGCTAGATTTGCTGATTCGGACGAGTGGCGAAGTTCGAGTCAGTAACTTTCTGCTGTGGCAAATTGCCTATACAGAAATTTATGTCACAGATACCCTGTGGCCTGATTTTGACCGGGAAGCATTTCATCAAGCTCTCTATGCTTACCAACAGCGCGATCGTCGCTTTGGTAAGGTTAACTCCAGATCTTAA
- the cdaA gene encoding diadenylate cyclase CdaA: MGNFWRRLLTDHLVQLIDISLVLLLSYLILTLVGDRRTLWMVRGLIILLLAAAISNRLGLVIFGFALTGLAIGCAASLAFILQAELRLFLEHLGRGQLLALIRPVHQVKPKPDTVVDEVVDAVKELSQQRVGALVIIETGEPINERNFSVPGVRLNSELSKELIQTIFQTTTPLHDGAVLVRGSRIVSAGVILPISERSTSRQLGTRHRAAMGITERVENCVCIVVSEETGSISLAERGLLNRPLTSSKLKELLEARFSQSVDREVTAPSLRDLTQQVAAEAWRTILRLVRFTSSASREKK; encoded by the coding sequence ATGGGCAATTTCTGGAGGCGGTTGCTGACCGATCATCTAGTGCAGTTGATTGACATTAGCTTAGTGTTGTTGCTGAGCTATTTAATTTTGACCCTAGTTGGCGATCGACGGACATTATGGATGGTGAGAGGGCTAATTATCTTACTGCTTGCAGCAGCTATCAGCAACCGCCTGGGCTTAGTGATTTTTGGCTTTGCCCTAACTGGCTTGGCAATTGGATGTGCAGCCTCGTTGGCGTTCATCCTGCAAGCGGAATTGCGCCTATTTTTAGAACACCTAGGGCGAGGTCAATTATTGGCCTTGATACGTCCTGTCCACCAGGTAAAACCAAAACCAGACACAGTGGTAGATGAAGTGGTAGATGCTGTCAAGGAGCTATCTCAACAGCGTGTTGGGGCTTTGGTGATTATAGAAACAGGTGAACCAATTAATGAGCGTAACTTCTCTGTTCCTGGTGTGCGATTGAATAGTGAACTATCTAAAGAGTTGATTCAAACTATCTTTCAAACCACTACACCGTTACACGACGGTGCCGTTTTGGTACGTGGTTCACGCATTGTCTCTGCTGGAGTCATTCTTCCTATTTCTGAGCGCTCCACGTCACGTCAATTGGGTACCCGCCATCGGGCTGCTATGGGAATTACAGAAAGAGTCGAAAATTGTGTGTGCATAGTTGTATCTGAAGAAACGGGATCTATATCCTTAGCAGAACGGGGACTGTTAAATCGACCGCTGACTAGCAGTAAACTCAAGGAATTGTTAGAGGCACGGTTTTCGCAGTCTGTGGACCGGGAAGTTACTGCCCCTAGTCTCCGCGATTTGACCCAACAAGTTGCGGCTGAAGCTTGGAGAACAATCCTCCGCCTAGTTCGGTTTACATCATCGGCATCTCGGGAGAAAAAATGA